The following are encoded together in the Chiroxiphia lanceolata isolate bChiLan1 chromosome 8, bChiLan1.pri, whole genome shotgun sequence genome:
- the AIFM2 gene encoding apoptosis-inducing factor 2, producing MGSRLSLDDSVRVVVVGGGFGGTAAASLLKSWAVPFVLVDVRDAFHHNVAALRAAVESGFAKKTFISYSITFGDSFRQGKVVGIDPGRQQVLLSDGEELHYSHLILATGSDGPFPGKFNKVIDMESAIQTYEDMVKEVEKSGRILVVGGGSAGAEMAAEIKTEYPAKEVILMHSKPALADVELLSSVRQEVKEILLRKGVRLLLSERVRDVENLTPNQFQKDMVVRTEKGTEVVADMVVLCTGIKINSSAYAAAFGDKMASNGALKVNKHLQVEGYENIYAIGDCADLKEPKMAYHAGLHADIVVTNIINSLTQKPLKTYEPGSLTFLLSMGRNDGVGQVNGYYVGRLLVTIAKSRDLFVSKSWKTMGQTMPS from the exons ATGGGGTCCCGCCTGTCCCTGGACGACTCCGTGCGGGTGGTGGTGGTCGGGGGCGGCTTCGGGGGGACGGCGGCCGCCAGCCTGCTCAAGTCCTGGGCCGTGCCCTTCGTGCTGGTGGACGTGAGGGATGCTTTCCACCACAACGTGGCAGCGCTCCGGGCCGCCGTGGAGAGCG GATTTGCCAAGAAGACTTTCATCTCCTACTCCATCACCTTTGGGGACAGCTTCCGACAAGGCAAGGTTGTGGGCATAGACCCTGGGAGGCAACAAGTCCTGCTCAGTGACGGTGAG GAGCTTCACTACTCCCATCTCATTCTTGCAACAGGCAGTGATGGGCCATTCCCCGGCAAGTTCAACAAAGTTATTGACATGGAAAGTGCCATCCAGACCTATGAAGACATGGTTAAAGAG GTTGAGAAATCTGGGCGCATCCTGGTAGTGGGAGGTGGTTCTGCTGGAGCTGAGATGGCTGCTGAGATCAAAACGGAGTACCCAGCCAAAGAG GTCATCCTCATGCACTccaaacctgccctggctgatgtggagctgctctccagcgTCCGTCAGGAGGTCAAGGAGATTCTCCTCAGGAAAGGAGTGCGGCTCCTGCTAA GTGAAAGGGTCAGGGATGTGGAAAACCTCACGCCAAACCAGTTCCAGAAGGACATGGTGGTGAGGACAGAAAAGGGCACCGAGGTGGTTGCTGACATGGTGGTGCTGTGCACGGGGATAAAGATTAACTCTTCAGCGTATGCTGCTGCATTTg GTGACAAAATGGCAAGTAATGGTGCTTTGAAAGTGAACAAGCACCTCCAGGTGGAAGGCTATGAGAACATCTACGCCATTGGGGACTGTGCAGATCTCAAAGAGCCCAAGATGGCCTACCATGCCGGGCTCCACGCCGACATCGTGGTGACAAACATCATCAACAGCCTCACACAGAAGCCTCTTAAAACCTACGAGCCAG GGTCACTAACATTCCTGCTGTCCATGGGCAGGAATGATGGTGTGGGCCAGGTGAATGGGTACTACGTGGGACGTCTCTTGGTGACCATTGCCAAGAGCCGGGACCTGTTCGTCTCCAAGAGCTGGAAGACGATGGGACAGACAATGCCCTCTTAG
- the CHST3 gene encoding carbohydrate sulfotransferase 3 produces the protein MEIRRALPQDIWELLHFLKMRSKYAVLLVFVVSLVIIEKENNFISRVSDKLKQSPQALTEANSTEVSLAPAENGSLASLQELDAAFSQLRSHLHNLTLQLAGDGDPGPRRHVLLMATTRTGSSFVGEFFNQQGSIFYLFEPLWHVEKTVTFLPGGASAVGSALVYRDVLKQLLLCDLYILENFISPAPEGHLTPFLFRRGSSRSLCEDPVCTPSTKKVFEKYYCKNRRCGPLNITLAAEACQHKQHVALKTVRVRQLEFLQPLVEDPRLDLRIIQLVRDPRAVLASRMVAFSGKYETWKKWASEGEAPLHEEEVQRLRGNCESIRASAELGLRRPGWLRGRYMLVRYEDVARAPLPKAEEMYRFAGLPLTPQVEEWIGKNTQAPHDGNGVYSTCKNSSEQFEKWRFSMPFKLAQVVQDACAPAMQLFGYKLANSPAELANRSFSLLEEAQPSWIT, from the exons ATGGAGATCCGACGTGCTTTACCCCAGGAtatctgggagctgctgcacttCTTGAAGATGAGGAGCAAGTACGCCGTCCTGCTGGTCTTCGTTGTCAGCCTCGTCATCATTGAGAAGGAGAACAACTTCATCTCCAG GGTGTCAGACAAGCTGAAGCAGTCCCCGCAGGCACTGACAGAGGCCAACAGCACAGAGGTCAGCCTGGCGCCGGCCGAGAACGGCTCACTGGCCTCGCTGCAGGAGCTGGACGCCGCCTTCTCCCAGCTGAGGTCCCACCTGCACAACCTCAccctgcagctggcaggggATGGAGACCCCGGGCCACGGCGGCACGTCCTGCTGATGGCCACCACCCGCACCGGCTCCTCCTTCGTGGGGGAGTTCTTCAACCAGCAAGGCAGCATCTTTTACCTCTTTGAGCCCCTCTGGCATGTCGAGAAGACGGTGACCTTCCTGCCAGGAGGAGCCAGTGCCGTGGGCTCAGCCTTGGTTTACCGAGACGTCCTCAAGCAACTCCTCCTCTGCGACCTCTACATCTTGGAGAACTTCATTTCGCCAGCGCCCGAGGGCCATCTGACGCCCTTCCTGTTTCGGCGGGGCTCCAGCCGCTCGCTCTGCGAGGACCCTGTCTGCACGCCCAGCACCAAGAAGGTCTTCGAGAAGTACTACTGCAAGAACAGGCGCTGCGGCCCCCTCAACATCACCCTGGCCGCTGAGGCGTGCCAGCACAAGCAGCACGTGGCCCTGAAGACGGTGCGCGTCCGCCAGCTGGAGTTTCTGCAGCCGCTGGTGGAGGACCCTCGTCTGGACCTGCGCATCATCCAGCTGGTGCGGGACCCCCGGGCCGTCCTGGCCTCCCGCATGGTGGCCTTCTCGGGCAAGTACGAGACCTGGAAGAAGTGGGCATCCGAAGGGGAGGCTCCCCTGCACGAGGAGGAGGTGCAGCGGCTGCGGGGCAACTGCGAGAGCATCCGCGCATCGGCCGAGCTGGGGCTGCGGCGGCCGGGCTGGCTGCGGGGCCGGTACATGCTGGTGCGCTACGAGGACGTGGCACGGGCACCCCTGCCAAAGGCGGAGGAGATGTACCGCTTCGCCGGGCTGCCCCTCACCCCCCAGGTGGAGGAGTGGATAGGCAAGAACACGCAGGCGCCCCATGATGGCAATGGCGTCTACTCCACATGCAAGAACTCCTCTGAGCAGTTCGAGAAGTGGCGGTTCAGCATGCCCTTCAAGCTGGCGCAGGTGGTGCAGGACGCCTGCGCCCCGGCCATGCAGCTCTTTGGCTACAAGCTGGCCAACAGCCCCGCCGAGCTGGCCAACCGCTCCTTCAGCCTGCTGGAGGAGGCACAGCCCTCCTGGATCACGTAA